AGCTAATTATGATGGTCGTTACTCTTATGGGTCAGAAAGAAAAGGAATTTATCGTGAAATAACTACTCCCATAGGTAGTTTGCAGGTTGCTAATTTCTTTGGGCTATTTGATATGCACGGTAATGTTTGGGAGTGGTGCTTAGACCATTGGCATGAAAATTATAATAATGCACCGAATAATAGAGATAGTTTGCGAGACAGTAGTGATAATCAAATTCATGTAATGCGTGGTGGATCATGGCGCAACGACCCGTACCTTTGCCGGTCAAGTTCCCGCTTACAAAAAATTGCTAGTGAGATGTCCAACCATATTGGTTTTAGAATTGTTTGCTCGCTCTAGACTGATGCATTGTAAATTTTTGTCTAATTTATTCATAACTTATGCTATTTTATTCTCCTCTAAAGATGAATTGTCGATGGTGAGGTGTTGATGCTTTTTGCGTGCTGCAAGAGTTTGGCGATATTCGTATGCTTGAGGCACTGGTTCAAATATATCAATCCTCAAAACGCCAGTTGCTTTCTGAATTTCTTTGACAGCTTGCTCAATCTCATCCATTGAAACTTTGAAAAAATCTCTTTTTGGGTTAACTGTATTCACCTTTTTATCATCAAAACGTTGATGTAAGCGCTGCAATGTATCAAAAGCATCTTCAGAGAATATTTTGAAGTGAACATCAAATTGAAATGGAACTGCGGGGTTCATGCCCCTAATATATTCATCTTCTTTATTACGAATGGTTCTACATATTCGGTATACATCCTGTTCAAGAGAGCCTATATTAGAAACTATATAAATATATCCCGATTTGAGTCTTCTAGATTCAGAAAGAGCAGTTTCTTGATCACTTCTATCTTCAGCAACTTGTCGTTCTAGTTCCTGAATTTTCAAATATAATTGTTGTCGCTTTTCGCCTTCAGTCAGTTCTATTTCTTGTCTAACTTTGTTAAGCTCTTGTTGGTGAAGTATTTCTCTTTCTTCAGCTTCTTCAGCTTTCTGTGTTGCCTTGTCAATTGATTCACGTTCTTTATTTTGCTTTTTATCTTCTAGCTCTCTCTCGCGCTCTTGCTGTTTTTTATCTTCTAGCTCGTACTGTAAATCTAACTCGATTAATTTCAATTGCAAATATTCTTCTGAGATTTTAGAATTTAAGGTTTTTAAACACTTATTATATTTGCTAAACGTATTATTTATTCTCTTTTTCAAAGAGTCAATATTGTTATATCTAACTTCTTTTACCGCATACTTACATCGTTCTTCAAACGCAAGCTCAACCAATTTGAGAATGTCGTTTATCATTTTGTCGCCTTTTCTTGTACTATCACCAACAGTCCATTTAGTATCACAAATATACGCTTGGTTATTTTTTACCATATTTTCCTGTTGTAACTTGATATTCTTCAGCCTATGTATGTAGTCTTCAGAACTGATAAACTCATACTTTGGCTCATAGTAATCTATAGATTGAAGATAGATTTTTGCATCAAGTTCAGAAAATTGCTGCTGAAGATTTATGATTTTGGTATTAAGAGATAGCTGCTGATTTTCTAGTAAATCAATATTTGATGCCAATTGCCGTTGATACCCTTCTTTGTCAGCTAATGTATCATACCTACGTAACTTCTCCCTCACCTGAGACTCTGCAATTAATGCTTGTACTAATGCAGCAATAAGTCCGGCTACTAATACCAATAATCCTAGAAGTGTTAACGACATGGAACCTAGTATTACACTTGTGTACCCTTTAACTTAGCTTAGAGTATTTTTTTAGACGTGTGCCCAAAAATTAGTCATTGTCGATGAGATATTCTATCAAAAGAGTGTAATTGCTTTTAAATACAAGGTTTTTTTTAACTGTGGATGCTCAAAATCAAGTTCTCTCGCGTGCAGATATAAGCGACTGGTAACTGCATCGCATCCATAAAGGCGATCGCCTAAAATAGTTATCCCAAGTCCTCGCACATCAGCCGCATGAACCCTCAATTGATGGGTGCGTCCTGTTAGTGGCGTAAATTCTATGCGGGTGTAATCTTGTTCTCTCGATATTACTTGGAATTGTGTCAAGCTGGGTTTACCGTTTTGCCAATCAACTTTTTGATAAGGGCGATTTTCAGGATCTCCCCATAATGGCAAGTCAATTACACCTTTTTCAGCGATCGCAACACCTGAAAGTATGGCTTCATAAACCTTGTGAACTTGACGTTGCTGAAACTGCTGGCTAAGTTGCTTATGGGTTTGGCGATCGCGTGCTAACAACAAAATCCCAGAAGTTTCCTGATCTAGGCGATGCACAGATGCAAGCGCCATACCATCCGGTAAGAGATGACGTAAGCGGCTCAAAACACTATCTTGGCGATCGCGATAACGTCCAGGTACCGAAAGTAACCCAGGAGGTTTGTTTACCGCAATCAGCCATTCGTCTTCATAAATAATCGGTAAAGTGACCTCTTCCCTCTCTTCTCTAAGAGAGGCTTCTCTTTCAGAGACGCTAAGGCGAACGCCAACGAGACGCTGCGCGAACGCAGGGAAAGGGACCGGGGGGTTAGGTCTTAACCCTGAGAGCAAAAACCCCATCAATGGCTGACATCGTTCGATACACGCTCTATAAAATTCTCCCGGGATTTTATCCTGATTTACTGAAGACGCACCCCACCAAAACTCTGCCATTGCTAGCGGTTTTAAATTATGTGTTGCCGCATAATGCAGTAATTTTGGGGCACAACAGTCACCCGTGCCAGTAGGCGAACCTTCTGGCATCAATTGCTGTAATGATAGCGATCGCCCGGAAAAATTAGTCAGGCTGTAGCTAGCCTGCATCTGAACTTGTAATTGACGGGATAGGGCTTTACGCTGTTGTTTCAGTTCGCTAATTCGCGCATCCTTTGCTGCAATTAACTGCTGGAGAGGCTGTAATACTTCATTTTGCTGGCGTTTAAGTTGTCGTCGTTCAATTCCTTGCTGACGACTTTCTTCATCAAGTTGTTCAAGGGCGATCGCGAGTGCTTCTGGAGAGAGTGTATTGCAGATTTGTTGACGTTTTTCCTGTCGTTGGTGTTTGCAATGACGATGGCGATCGCTCATTGCTTGCAACTGTCGCTCAAATTCATTAGATAGGGTTTCATATTGCTGGCGTTCGGTTAGTTGCTTCAGGGTAAGGATTTCCTGTTTAATCGCGTCTAACTCAGCTAAAGTGCGGGCTTCCTCTAAAGCAACTTCGTCCCGTCCTGGAATTGGTGGAACCCAACCTGCAACCAAACTACAACCATTCAAAAGACCGGAAAAGGCTTTCAATACCCGTTGTTCGCCATTAGGCAGTTCAACCAACAGTATTCCATACATCTTACCTTCACGAGAATAACAGTCATTTTTGGTAAGTTGTTGTATTAGTCCATGAGCGATCGCTTCGGACATTGAGGTGCGGGGTAATCTTAAGCGCTCGCCACTTTGGAGACAACGCCCTTCGTACCAATAACTCGGAGATAAATCTCTGGCAGCAAAATCGCAGTCGATGAAATCTGAAAGTGCGTGCAGAACTACCATACAAAGTATGATTGCAAATTTAGCCGATCCTTATATTTTAAATTATTGCTTTCACTAAAATGTATTACGAGTCGTGATGCGTAAAGAGTAAGTGCAATCGCCCTAATTTGTCGTATTTAGTAGTTGTTATTCAGTAACACTTATTTGAGCGATCGCAGCTAAAAATCCAACCTTGAATGCAATACAGTTCAGTTAAGCATTTCTTTCTTCTCTTTCTTCTCTACGAGACCCTACGCGTAGCTTGCTTCCCTGTAAGGGTAGGCGGTTCGTTAAAAAAAATAACTTTGACAAAAAGTTTTAAGCTTAACTGAACCGTATTGACCTTTAATGCACCAAATGACTCGAGATTTTAGCTATTAGGAATCGATGAATCGCCCTCTGGTGGATTATCTTGTGCTGGTGGAAGCGGTTGATCGGATGAGTGTTCTTCTATGGTTGGGGATTCTGGCTCTTCTGTCATACCATGCTGCTCTTGCCCTCTAAGTCCAAGATATGTTGCAGCACTGATTCCTTGTAGTGTCAAAAGTGTTTCATCAAATTCTGGCATTGCCAGATTTTTAATGACCTCCCAAACAAAGAATAATCCAATCGCAACTGTCCAAATAAATGTTTGGAAGCGGTGAAAGTTAACTCCATTAATATCCGATAATATATCATAGAAAAAACCTTCCGAAATGCGTTGACTACCTTTTCTCTTTTTCTCATTACCCTGCCCATCAATTAAGGAAGTACCAAACGCAGTTATAGAATTGATTCCCAATAATATTAGTGATTGTTGAGTCAAAATATTAGTATAATCCCCTGTTATGCCATAAATAATCAGGTAAGAACCAAAAATTAGAAATGTCCAAAAAGCAAGTTGAGATATCGATAAACTGAACGGGTTTTTGTTTAGTTTTTTTCTACCAAGAAAAAATTGAGCAATTCTAGTTTTTCGATCTTCTTTTTCAAGTTCCGCCTTTTCTGGAATCAACAATTCTTGGCCACCAATCACCTCTTTTTTAGAGTAAACCCCTTCTATTCCAGGGCTACGAAGAGTGCTTCGGCAATACCTAATGAATATTAATACAACAGACAGCACTAGAATCAGACACAGCCAGAATCGCCAGGATAACAGAACTATTTTTAATTGAGGAGGTGATACAGGATTGCTCACCGGAATCGCCAGTTTTTTGGGACAGCCTACCCCCGCTATTACGTTAATACTGTATCTATTTGCCTGGCCAAGAAGCGTATTCCATGCAGCTTGAGACGAGTCGGTACGTTCAAGCCGAAAAGCTAACCAATTATCATCAACAATTTTTTGTTGATCTTTACCCGGAACCATAACGATGACTGGTTCTCCGTGAACATCCTCTAGTTCATAACCATCCAGGTACAACACTAATTGTCGAGGATCGAATGAATTGCTGGCATTGGCCGTTGTATTTTTGGTGGCTGCTGATAATCCTTCAACTCTTACCCTGATGCGATCGCCCATCTTAACTAGATTACGACCATTGTCGGCAATGACTTGTTGAGTTTTCAGACCAGGAGGCACTGAACATATCTGAGGCGATGCAAAATTTACAGAAGGACCATCTGAACTATTTTGAGCAATTGCTGCAAAGTTGATAGAAACAATCAACAGAAAGACCAACAGAAAAATAGCAGTAAATCTTTTAACATTTTTATACATCGCTCGGTATTCCACCAACAGTGATTACTATGTCGGTAGTGTAACCATACTTGAGTCATTCCGTATATTAAAAAATTTGTCTGAAAAATAATACCTCTGGCGCAGAAAGAGAGGCTACGCCTTTTCCTGATTGCTGTCATGCGGTTTGCAAGTTTTTAAACAGATATTAGTGTTATTCAAATATAAAGCTAAGGAAAGTCAAAATTATGGCTGGTACATGCGGACTCACGCTAGGTAAATACGCGCCTCTTCACAAAGGACATCAATTGGTGATTGAAACTGCTTTAGCAGAGATGGATGAAGTGCTTGTGATGATTTATGAGTGTCCAGAGGTGACTGCTATTCCTTTAACCGTTCGAGCTAACTGGCTGCGGAAAATTTATCCTCAAATCCTGGTGATTGAAGCTTGGGATGGGCCAACTGAGGTTGGGGACACTTCTGAGATTAAGAAAATGCACGAAGATTACATCCTGAAACAACTGGAATCAAAAAAAATTACCCACTTTTACTGTAGTGAATTTTACGGCGAACACGTAAGCCAGGCACTAGGAGCAGTTAATCGACTTGTGGATTGCGATCGCAAAACTTTTCCAATTTCAGGAACGCAAGTCAGAACAGACACTTACGCAATGCGGGAGTATTTACATCCTGATGTATACCGCGATCTAATCGCTAACATTGTTTTTCTAGGCGCTCCTTCAACTGGTAAAACCACCATTGCATCACAATTAGCTAAAGAGTACAACACTGTATGGATGCCGGAGTACGGGCGCGAGTATTGGGAAAAAAATCAAATCAACAGACGACTTTCGCTCTTGCAACTTGTGGAGATTGCCAAAGGGCATTTAGAACGTGAAGAAGCCTTATTATTGCAAGCAAACCAGTACTTATTTACAGATACTAATGCCTTGACAACGTATCAATTTTCGTTGTATTACCACAAAACTGTTGCCCCAGAGTTAGTACAACTTGCCCATCAAGCCATGTCGCGCTATGATTTAGTATTTCTTTGCGATCTAGATATACCTTACGATGATACTTGGGATCGCTCTGGAGAAGCAAACCGTAGCATATTTCAAAAACAAATTGAGAGCGATTTAATTGTGAGAAAAATTCCATTTTTTCGCTTGTCTGGCGACCTCATGACACGTATTAGTATTGTTAAAAAAGTCTTGTATTATTACCAGAAATATGCCAGCTTAGGAGAGCTTTTTTTTAATAAACTTATTTTGTAAAGTGCATCAATATGCTGGAATTTTGGAGCGTAAATACTATAGCCTTCAATCTGATAGGATATCCCATGAGCTACATAGAACTCTTGGGAACGGTTTTTTATCTATGGTCAATTTGGCTAATTTCTCAAAGAAAAATTCTAACTTGGCCTGTTGGGATAGTAAGTGTATTGCTATATATGGCACTTTTCTATCAAATTCGTTTGTATTCGGATTTTTTAGAACAAATCTACTATTTAGTTGTTAGTGTATATGGCTGGTGGCGATGGAGTACACCTGATTCTAGTAAAGTTTTGCAGATTCGATATAGTCCACCGCGTAAAATTGTTTTGATTGCGGCAATCACAGTAGCAATTTCGTTTGCAACAGGAGCTTTGATGAGTCAAATTCACCTGTTACTCCCTGCAATATTTCTAGAAAAAGCTTCTTTTCCTTATTTAGATGCACTCACAACAATTATGAGTTTTACTGCTATGTGGCTCATGGTGCAAAAAAGGATTGAAAGCTGGTATTACTGGATTATCGTTGATATTATTGGTATTTGGTTGTACTATGTAAAAGAAGTTAAATTTATTGCTTTTTTGTATGTAATTTTGCTATTGATAGCAATTAACGGTTCAATCTCTTGGCTAAAGACAGCTAAAATAGTGCATTAGATGTAGATTGGTTTGAGCAACGCGAAACCCAACATTGATCGGATCGGTTAAGGTAAGGGACGCGATTCATGATCGTCTCTACAAAATATTGATTATTGTAGAGACGATCATGAATCGCGTCTTTGTAATTTATAATTTTCATCAAAAAACCTCAACCCAACCTCCAAATTTTTTGCAACAATTTATCATCGCTATGCCATTACGAAAGTGTTCTTAAACAGCATTTATTCTTTGTAAACCAGTATAAATATTGAATCGTTCACCCCGCAGAAATCCAATTAGAGTGATCCCGAATTCCTTGGCTACAGATACCGCCAAACTACTGGGAGCAGAAACAGAACAAACAATGGGAACTCCAGCAGTTGTAGACTTTTGCAAAATTTCAAAACTAGAGCGTCCACTGACCAGGACAATACAATTATTTAAAGGTAACTCGTCACTGAGAAAAGCTGTACCAATCAATTTATCCAAAGCATTGTGTCGTCCAACATCCTCCCACAGGTTTAACAAATTACCTTGAGTATCAAAGATAGCCGCAGCGTGCAAACCTCCTGTAGCTCTGAAGATACCTTGAGCAGCCCGGAGCTTATCAGGTAGGCTGTATACGATCTCAGGTGTTACTGTCGGGCCAGAAGGAATCACTGGACATCCTCGCAGACGCAAAGCCTCAAGGCTAGCTTTACCACACACCCCACAGGCACTACTAGTATAAAAATGACGCTCCAAAGGCTGTAAATCTGGAATCAACCCATCCCGCAATTCTACATTTACAATATTATGGCGTTGCTCACCATCTACTAATTCATCAACGCAGTAGCTGATACGTCGGATATCTTCTCTGCGGCTAACGACTCCTTCACTGTAGAGGAAACCAGCTGCTAGTTCAAAATCTGCCCCTGGTGTCCGCATTGTTACAGCTACCGTCTTCTGGAAAGGAACAAGACGAATTTCTAAAGGTTCCTCAGTAGTGAGATGATCTAAACGAGGCCGTACTTGACCTTTTTCCACTACCCAAACAGTGGCTTTGGTTTTGCTTTTAGTTGGCATTGTCATATTTATGTAAGAGTTAGTAAATCGAAATTTTGATACTAATCTGGCAATAGAGTCATGCTATTTGTATATCAGATGTCTCTTTGATACTCACCAACTACTTTGCGCAGTCGATCTAAATCGGGTAGGTTTCTATTTAGGAAGTAAAATGAACCTAATATTTTTAGCTTTCAGAAAAATTTTATTTGCAATAGTCTTTGTGATTTCCCTTGGTTTTGCAGGATATCTAGTGAGTAATAACATTAGTCAAAGAGTAATTGAAAAATCTTTTGCTAAACAAGTCATATCTACCTCCACCGTTGGAAAAAGTTCTCAGCTACAGACACTTTTAAATGAGATAGTTGCAGAAGAAAAGATCCCTGGTGCAGTAATGTATGTTTCTACACCTAACGGTTATTGGGTGGGAGCATCTGGTGTCAATAACTTGTCAACTAAAACTCGGATAAAACCTACAGATGGCTTTTCCATTGCCAGTATGAGTAAAACTTTTATGTCCGTGGTTGTGCTGAAACTAGTGGAGCAAAGGAAGATCGAATTAGATCGCGCGATCGCAACCTACCTACCAAGAGACATCACGCCTCATATTGTCAACAGCGACAAAATTACAGTTCGTCAACTGCTCAACCACACCAGTGGCGTTGCTGAATACCTAGATACAAAAGAGTTTATTCAAGCTACTGCAAAAAGAAGCCGCTCACAGCCTTGGACAGCGAGAGAAGCTATTCAGTATATGTACCAAGAACAACCGCAGGCAAATCCTGGAGAAAAATTTATTTATACTGATTGCAACTACATTCTTTTAGAACTGATCGTTGAAAATCTAACTAGGGAAACTCTCGCACAAGCAATCCGCAGTCAGATTTTAAAACCATTAGGATTAAAACACACCTTCACAGAATTGCGCGAACCGACAATTGGAGAAGTAGCTACAGGTTATGGCGATCGCAATAAGGATGGTAAGCTAGATAGCTACGCCGAAGTCAATGATGGCAATGGTTTAGGAGATGGTGGATTGGTTTCAACAGCAGAGGATTTAGCCAAGTTTGCTAAAGCGTTATTTATCAAAAAAAGCTTACTTTCCTCGAAGATGATGAAAGAAATGCTGAAATTTAAAGATAATGGCAAAAGTTATAGTTATGGGTTAGGTATAGAACGCTTCTCATCTCCTTTGGAAACAGCAATTGGCCATAGTGGTATAGCTTATGGCTTCACAACATTGCTGGCATATCTCCCCAATCAAAATACCACTATAGTAGTGCTGCTAAACGATCAGGGTGTTGATATTAAATCAATAGCTAGGACAGGTTTAGAGGTCGTCAGTAATAAATAAGGCTACCCTTACCCTTACCCAAAATTTCAAGCATTTTCTCTTTGGCGTTAAATTCACGCACATTTAGATTGACTATTTCATTCTAAGATTTTCAGGGTGGATGGGAGTCATGGGCTGAGTCTCTTGGCAATGTAACTCTTGAGGTTTAATTTTAATTAAGTGCCTTGGCGATCGCAGTCCCAAGTTGATGCAATGTTTTCTCCCTGACAAAATCGGCGGCGGCCCGTGCCGACTCTGCCAAGATCGTATCGGTGTTGGGAGTCAATTTCAGCGCACTCCCTAAGTATCCCAATGCCCTGCAATAAGAATCGGCTAAATTAGTCGAAGCCAAACGCTTTACAGTCTGGTGATCGGAGCGACGAAACGCATCTAATGCCTGGGCGTGTAAATCTGAGTCAGGGTTTCCCAAAACCGTAATAATTGCATCAACAGCTTGATTTACTTGTTCTAGAGTTAATTCTTGGGTTTGTACTGTTTGCACCATTGTCCGCGCATCCCCTTTTCAAAACTTTCGACTGACTTATATTAGTATTTTTTAGTCTCAGTGGTGCGAAAAACTCTATATTCTTTCTTATTAAATTCATTTGTTTGCCAGAATTTTTTGGTAGGCTTGGATTGTTTGCCTTGCGATCGCATCCCAGCTAAAATTTTCCAAGGCATATTTTTGGGCGTTTAATCCCCGTCGTTGGCGTTCTGCGGGATTTTGCAAAGCTGCTTGTAGTAACTCTACCAGTGCTTGGACATCTGTTGCACCTACCCAACCCGACTCACTATCACGTATCTGTTGACAAATATGCACTTGGTCAGAAATGACTACAGGTACACCTGCAACCATCGCTTCAGCTACAGCAATCCCAAAATTTTCGTAGTAGGAAGGTAAGACAAATAAATCAGCAGCTTGTAGTAAACTAACTTTGAGTTCACCAGTAACAAAGCCAGTAATTGTAGTGTGCGATCGCAGTGGTGAATTTTGAATTTGGGATATTATCTTTTGTTCGTAATCTGGGTCTTGAGGATTTGTCCCAGCTAAGACAAAATGAAACTTATAACCAACTGCTAACAGTTTCTCTAGCGCCGGAATCAACAAGTTTAACCCTTTTTTCGGGTCAATTCGTGACATAAACAGCACCAAAGGCACATCCTTTGGTATTTCTAGCTGACTACATACATTTTTAAGAGAAGATTGACGGGGAATCACACCCAAGGGAATCACCAAATCTGGCGTAGACACTCCAAATCTTTCTGATATTTTAGCTTCTTGCTCGCTGGTAAAATGGATAGCTGCCGCACTAGCTAAATTTTGACGTTCTATAATTGCGACATAAAGCTGTTTTAATTGTTTTTTCTTGCGTAAATCAGCCGGATCGAGAGTACCCAAAGGACGGAAAATATAAGGTAGCTTTT
The Nostoc punctiforme PCC 73102 genome window above contains:
- the hpsP gene encoding hormogonium polysaccharide biosynthesis glycosyltransferase HpsP, encoding MKILQIVPSISLIYGGPSQMVLGLAPALVKEGVEVTILTTDSNGDNGQTPLDVPLNRPIKQDGYEIIYFRCAPFRRYKFSLDLLKWLKRHAHEFDLAHIHALFSPIISAAAIVCRQQKLPYIFRPLGTLDPADLRKKKQLKQLYVAIIERQNLASAAAIHFTSEQEAKISERFGVSTPDLVIPLGVIPRQSSLKNVCSQLEIPKDVPLVLFMSRIDPKKGLNLLIPALEKLLAVGYKFHFVLAGTNPQDPDYEQKIISQIQNSPLRSHTTITGFVTGELKVSLLQAADLFVLPSYYENFGIAVAEAMVAGVPVVISDQVHICQQIRDSESGWVGATDVQALVELLQAALQNPAERQRRGLNAQKYALENFSWDAIARQTIQAYQKILANK
- a CDS encoding RluA family pseudouridine synthase, translating into MVVLHALSDFIDCDFAARDLSPSYWYEGRCLQSGERLRLPRTSMSEAIAHGLIQQLTKNDCYSREGKMYGILLVELPNGEQRVLKAFSGLLNGCSLVAGWVPPIPGRDEVALEEARTLAELDAIKQEILTLKQLTERQQYETLSNEFERQLQAMSDRHRHCKHQRQEKRQQICNTLSPEALAIALEQLDEESRQQGIERRQLKRQQNEVLQPLQQLIAAKDARISELKQQRKALSRQLQVQMQASYSLTNFSGRSLSLQQLMPEGSPTGTGDCCAPKLLHYAATHNLKPLAMAEFWWGASSVNQDKIPGEFYRACIERCQPLMGFLLSGLRPNPPVPFPAFAQRLVGVRLSVSEREASLREEREEVTLPIIYEDEWLIAVNKPPGLLSVPGRYRDRQDSVLSRLRHLLPDGMALASVHRLDQETSGILLLARDRQTHKQLSQQFQQRQVHKVYEAILSGVAIAEKGVIDLPLWGDPENRPYQKVDWQNGKPSLTQFQVISREQDYTRIEFTPLTGRTHQLRVHAADVRGLGITILGDRLYGCDAVTSRLYLHARELDFEHPQLKKTLYLKAITLF
- a CDS encoding AAA family ATPase, with translation MAGTCGLTLGKYAPLHKGHQLVIETALAEMDEVLVMIYECPEVTAIPLTVRANWLRKIYPQILVIEAWDGPTEVGDTSEIKKMHEDYILKQLESKKITHFYCSEFYGEHVSQALGAVNRLVDCDRKTFPISGTQVRTDTYAMREYLHPDVYRDLIANIVFLGAPSTGKTTIASQLAKEYNTVWMPEYGREYWEKNQINRRLSLLQLVEIAKGHLEREEALLLQANQYLFTDTNALTTYQFSLYYHKTVAPELVQLAHQAMSRYDLVFLCDLDIPYDDTWDRSGEANRSIFQKQIESDLIVRKIPFFRLSGDLMTRISIVKKVLYYYQKYASLGELFFNKLIL
- a CDS encoding DUF4041 domain-containing protein yields the protein MSLTLLGLLVLVAGLIAALVQALIAESQVREKLRRYDTLADKEGYQRQLASNIDLLENQQLSLNTKIINLQQQFSELDAKIYLQSIDYYEPKYEFISSEDYIHRLKNIKLQQENMVKNNQAYICDTKWTVGDSTRKGDKMINDILKLVELAFEERCKYAVKEVRYNNIDSLKKRINNTFSKYNKCLKTLNSKISEEYLQLKLIELDLQYELEDKKQQERERELEDKKQNKERESIDKATQKAEEAEEREILHQQELNKVRQEIELTEGEKRQQLYLKIQELERQVAEDRSDQETALSESRRLKSGYIYIVSNIGSLEQDVYRICRTIRNKEDEYIRGMNPAVPFQFDVHFKIFSEDAFDTLQRLHQRFDDKKVNTVNPKRDFFKVSMDEIEQAVKEIQKATGVLRIDIFEPVPQAYEYRQTLAARKKHQHLTIDNSSLEENKIA
- the pnuC gene encoding nicotinamide riboside transporter PnuC, which codes for MSYIELLGTVFYLWSIWLISQRKILTWPVGIVSVLLYMALFYQIRLYSDFLEQIYYLVVSVYGWWRWSTPDSSKVLQIRYSPPRKIVLIAAITVAISFATGALMSQIHLLLPAIFLEKASFPYLDALTTIMSFTAMWLMVQKRIESWYYWIIVDIIGIWLYYVKEVKFIAFLYVILLLIAINGSISWLKTAKIVH
- the fdhD gene encoding formate dehydrogenase accessory sulfurtransferase FdhD, whose translation is MTMPTKSKTKATVWVVEKGQVRPRLDHLTTEEPLEIRLVPFQKTVAVTMRTPGADFELAAGFLYSEGVVSRREDIRRISYCVDELVDGEQRHNIVNVELRDGLIPDLQPLERHFYTSSACGVCGKASLEALRLRGCPVIPSGPTVTPEIVYSLPDKLRAAQGIFRATGGLHAAAIFDTQGNLLNLWEDVGRHNALDKLIGTAFLSDELPLNNCIVLVSGRSSFEILQKSTTAGVPIVCSVSAPSSLAVSVAKEFGITLIGFLRGERFNIYTGLQRINAV
- a CDS encoding serine hydrolase domain-containing protein, encoding MSNNISQRVIEKSFAKQVISTSTVGKSSQLQTLLNEIVAEEKIPGAVMYVSTPNGYWVGASGVNNLSTKTRIKPTDGFSIASMSKTFMSVVVLKLVEQRKIELDRAIATYLPRDITPHIVNSDKITVRQLLNHTSGVAEYLDTKEFIQATAKRSRSQPWTAREAIQYMYQEQPQANPGEKFIYTDCNYILLELIVENLTRETLAQAIRSQILKPLGLKHTFTELREPTIGEVATGYGDRNKDGKLDSYAEVNDGNGLGDGGLVSTAEDLAKFAKALFIKKSLLSSKMMKEMLKFKDNGKSYSYGLGIERFSSPLETAIGHSGIAYGFTTLLAYLPNQNTTIVVLLNDQGVDIKSIARTGLEVVSNK